DNA from Leptospira bandrabouensis:
GTGCAACAGATGGAATCGGTAGAGTCTGTGCTCATTCTTTTGCTAAAAACCAAGATGAATTAATTTTAGTTGGACGTAACCCAGATAAACTGGCCGCTTTAGTTTACTCTTTACAAGTAACAGGCGCTACAGTTCATTCCTACGTAGCAGATTTATCCTTGGCCAAAGAAACTTTTTTATTGTCAGAAACCATTCGAAAGAACCATCCCAAAATAGATGTATTGCTCAATAACGCAGGTGCTTATTTTGACCAATATACTCTTACAAAAGAAGGTCTTGAGTCGACATTCGCTTTAAACCATTTGAATTATTTTATACTTTCTCTCGGATTACTCCCTTCTTTAAAAAGAGCAGGTGAAGCACGAATTGTAAACGTTGCATCTAGGGCACATATGGGAGTTTCTTTGAACTTTGAAGATTTGTTAGGTGAAAAAGAATATTCCGGTTGGAAACAATACCAAAGATCAAAACTTATGAATATTTATTTTACCTATGAACTTGCGGAACGATTAAACCAAACAAAAATAACCGTTAACTGTTTGCATCCGGGATTTGTAAAAACGAAGTTTGGTCAAAATAATGATGGTTTGGCAAAAATTCTTTTGACCTTTGCCCAGAATATCTTTGCGATTTCTGAGGATAAAGGTGCTGAAACTTCTATTTTTCTTGTTACTGATCCTTCTGTAAGTTCTGTGTCGGGCAAATATTTTGTAAAAAAGAAAATCGAAAAAAGTTCGGAACCTTCCTACGACGTAACTGCTAGAAGAAATCTCTGGACATACACTGAAGAACTTCTCAAAAGTAAGTTTAATTTTAAATTCCCAGGTTTTTGATTTATGG
Protein-coding regions in this window:
- a CDS encoding SDR family oxidoreductase, producing the protein MKKTIVITGATDGIGRVCAHSFAKNQDELILVGRNPDKLAALVYSLQVTGATVHSYVADLSLAKETFLLSETIRKNHPKIDVLLNNAGAYFDQYTLTKEGLESTFALNHLNYFILSLGLLPSLKRAGEARIVNVASRAHMGVSLNFEDLLGEKEYSGWKQYQRSKLMNIYFTYELAERLNQTKITVNCLHPGFVKTKFGQNNDGLAKILLTFAQNIFAISEDKGAETSIFLVTDPSVSSVSGKYFVKKKIEKSSEPSYDVTARRNLWTYTEELLKSKFNFKFPGF